The following are encoded together in the Pseudomonas xantholysinigenes genome:
- a CDS encoding MFS transporter, producing the protein MSLSTSPLTITTQVVSIVLFTFIGYLNIGIPLAVLPGYVHNDLGFSAVVAGLVISIQYLATLLSRPTASRIIDNLGSKKAVMWGLAGCGLSGVFMLACSALTPWPWLSLTCLLIGRLVLGSAESLVGSGSIGWGIGRVGAQNTAKVISWNGIASYGALAIGAPLGVLMVRSLGLWSMGASIILLGALGLLLAWPKRAAPVVSGVRLPFLRVLGKVFPHGSGLALGSIGFGTIATFITLYYASRDWPNAALTLSLFGASFICARLLFGNLINRIGGFRVAIACLSVETLGLLMLWLAPNAGMALAGAALSGFGFSLVFPALGVEAVNQVSAANRGAAVGAYSLFIDLSLGITGPLVGAVAAGFGFASMFLFAAAAAGCGLVLSLYLYRQARRLREG; encoded by the coding sequence ATGTCCCTATCTACCTCACCATTGACCATCACCACCCAGGTGGTCTCCATCGTCCTCTTCACCTTCATCGGCTACCTGAACATCGGCATCCCGCTGGCGGTGTTGCCCGGCTACGTGCACAACGACCTGGGTTTCAGCGCCGTAGTCGCCGGCCTGGTGATCAGCATCCAGTACCTGGCCACCTTGCTCAGTCGCCCCACCGCCAGCCGCATCATCGACAACCTCGGTAGCAAGAAGGCGGTGATGTGGGGGCTTGCCGGCTGCGGCCTGAGCGGCGTGTTCATGCTGGCCTGCAGTGCCCTCACCCCCTGGCCCTGGCTGAGCCTTACCTGCCTGCTGATCGGTCGCCTGGTGCTGGGCAGCGCCGAGAGCCTGGTGGGCTCGGGCTCGATTGGCTGGGGCATCGGCCGGGTTGGCGCGCAGAACACCGCCAAGGTGATTTCCTGGAACGGCATCGCCAGCTACGGTGCCCTGGCGATCGGCGCACCGCTGGGGGTGCTGATGGTCAGGAGCCTTGGCCTGTGGAGCATGGGCGCAAGCATCATCCTGCTTGGCGCGCTCGGCCTGCTGCTAGCCTGGCCCAAGCGTGCCGCGCCGGTGGTCTCCGGGGTGCGCCTGCCGTTCCTGCGGGTACTCGGCAAGGTCTTTCCCCATGGCTCCGGACTGGCGCTTGGCTCGATCGGTTTCGGTACCATTGCCACCTTCATCACCCTGTACTACGCCAGCCGCGACTGGCCCAATGCCGCGCTGACCCTGAGCCTGTTCGGCGCCAGTTTCATCTGTGCGCGGCTGTTGTTCGGCAACCTGATCAACCGTATCGGCGGCTTTCGCGTGGCGATCGCTTGCCTGTCGGTGGAAACCCTGGGGCTGCTGATGCTGTGGCTGGCACCCAACGCCGGAATGGCCCTGGCGGGCGCGGCACTGAGCGGGTTCGGCTTTTCGCTGGTATTCCCAGCGCTGGGGGTAGAGGCGGTGAACCAGGTGTCGGCGGCCAACCGTGGCGCGGCGGTGGGCGCCTATTCGTTGTTCATCGACCTGTCGCTGGGCATCACCGGGCCGCTGGTGGGCGCGGTGGCGGCAGGGTTCGGCTTTGCCTCGATGTTTCTGTTCGCGGCGGCGGCGGCGGGATGCGGGCTGGTATTGAGCCTGTACCTGTACCGCCAGGCGCGACGCTTGCGCGAGGGCTGA